A region of the Halosolutus amylolyticus genome:
CGCGGAGGAGTGGATCGGGACTCATTGTTAGTCCTCAATTCGGGGATCGAGGGCGTCCTGCAGGCCGTCGCCGAACAGGTTGAAGCCCATAATCGTGATCATGATCGCGATTCCCGGCCAGATCGAGAGCCAGACGTTCGAGTGCATGTAGCCGTGTGAAATGTTGAGCATCTGTCCCCAGTCCGGGGTCGGCGGTTGGGCGCCGTAGCCCAGGAACGAGAGCCCGGCGACGATGAGGATCGTCACGCCGATCTGGAGCGTGGCGTACACCAGTACCGGCGCGAAACTGTTCGGAACGACGTGTCGCAGGATGATGTTGCGATCGCGTACGCCGGCCGCCTGGGCCGCCTCGATGTAGTCCATCTCGCGGATGCTCAGGACCCGACTCCGGATGATGCGAGCGAAGACAGGAATGAACGCGATTCCGACGCCGAGGACGGCGTACCAGATGTTCGCGCCGCCGACGAAGACGGTGAAGACGATGATGAGGATCAGTGGCGGGATCGCGTAGATCGTCTCGACGATCCGCATCAGGACGTCGTCGACGCTGCCGCCGTAGTACCCGGCCACGGCACCGACGATCGTGCCGCCGGCGAGCCCGATGAACGTCGAGACGAGCCCGACGAACACCGACACCTGCGTGCCGTAGACGATTCTCGTGAAGTAGTCCCGGCCGGTGTGGTCGGTTCCCAGCGGATGCTCGAGCGTCCCGCCCGCCGGAAGCGGGTTCCACGGCTGCTCGGCGAGCGGGAAGTACGGCGGCATGTGCTGGGTTCCTTCCCCCGGCGGCGGGATGCGAGTGGGATGATCGAAGATCGGTAACAGCTTCGCGAACGTGAAATCCGAGAGGCGCCCGAAGGTGAGCATCGACAGGTTGCTGTCCACCGCGGCGTACACCGCGATACTCAATACGGCCGCCACGATGTACAGTCCCCATCGGGCAGTCGTATCCCGTTTGATCCGTGCGACGGTGTATCGCCAGCCGACGCGAGCCTCGACGTCGTCGTCTTCGGCCGCCGGTTCGCGACTGCCTTCGAACTCTGATTCACTGACCGCCATGGTTACTCACTCTCCCCGTAGGTGACGCGCGGATCGACGTACGCGTACGAGATGTCGGTAATGATCACGCCGAGCACGAACAACACGCCGAGCGTCATCGTGATGCCCATCACGAGCTGGTAGTCGTTCTGCTGGATCGCCTCGACGAAGAGCAGCCCCATGCCGTTGATGTTGAACACCGTCTCGACAAGAACCGCACCGCCGAGCGCCGTCGACAGGTTGAGACCGACGATGGTGATGATCGGCAACTGGGCCACCTGGAAGGCGTGTTTCCGCAGGATCGTCCGCTCCGGGACGCCGTACGCGCGGGCGAGTTTGACGTACTCGCCCTGGAGCGATTCGATCATCTGCGTTCGTTCGACGCGCATGATCGTCGCCATCTGGAGCGTCCCGAGCGCAATCATCGGCAACAGCAGGTGTCTCAGCGACTGGTAGTACAACTCGACGTGACCGTCGATCCCCGGATAGGAACTGGGGGGTCGCCACGGGTAGTAGAGACCGCTCGAGGGCAGCCAGCCGAGTTTGACCGCGAAGACGAGGATCAGGACGATGCCGATCCAGAACGACGGGGTGCTGACGCCGACGAGCGCGGCGATCCGCGAGACGTGATCGGTCGGTTCGTTGCGCCGATTGGCGGCGACGATGCCGAGCGGGATCGCCGTCGCGAGCGCGAACGCGTACGCCGACAGCACCAGCAGGAGCGTCGGCCCGATCCGATCCATCATCAGGGCGGTGACCGGTCGCTGGTAGTGGATGCTCTGGCCCAGATCCCCCTCTAAGAGGCCAGCCATATACGTCACGTACCGCTCGTGTAACGGTCTGTCGAGTCCGTATCGCTGTTCGATCGCCCTGACCAGTTCCTCGCTGTGTTCCTGTCCCTGGAGCATGAGGCTGACGGGATCGCCCGGCCCCAGGTTCGCGAGCAGGAACGTG
Encoded here:
- a CDS encoding ABC transporter permease produces the protein MKLLKYTIYRLLQAVPVLIGISIITFLLANLGPGDPVSLMLQGQEHSEELVRAIEQRYGLDRPLHERYVTYMAGLLEGDLGQSIHYQRPVTALMMDRIGPTLLLVLSAYAFALATAIPLGIVAANRRNEPTDHVSRIAALVGVSTPSFWIGIVLILVFAVKLGWLPSSGLYYPWRPPSSYPGIDGHVELYYQSLRHLLLPMIALGTLQMATIMRVERTQMIESLQGEYVKLARAYGVPERTILRKHAFQVAQLPIITIVGLNLSTALGGAVLVETVFNINGMGLLFVEAIQQNDYQLVMGITMTLGVLFVLGVIITDISYAYVDPRVTYGESE
- a CDS encoding ABC transporter permease, which encodes MAVSESEFEGSREPAAEDDDVEARVGWRYTVARIKRDTTARWGLYIVAAVLSIAVYAAVDSNLSMLTFGRLSDFTFAKLLPIFDHPTRIPPPGEGTQHMPPYFPLAEQPWNPLPAGGTLEHPLGTDHTGRDYFTRIVYGTQVSVFVGLVSTFIGLAGGTIVGAVAGYYGGSVDDVLMRIVETIYAIPPLILIIVFTVFVGGANIWYAVLGVGIAFIPVFARIIRSRVLSIREMDYIEAAQAAGVRDRNIILRHVVPNSFAPVLVYATLQIGVTILIVAGLSFLGYGAQPPTPDWGQMLNISHGYMHSNVWLSIWPGIAIMITIMGFNLFGDGLQDALDPRIED